The following nucleotide sequence is from Apodemus sylvaticus chromosome 2, mApoSyl1.1, whole genome shotgun sequence.
GTGAGCAGGGTACATGTTCTGTGTTGAGCTTAGAAGACTACTTGTAGGAGTCAATAGTCTTCTGTGTGTGTTCCAGGAATGTAACTCAGGTTATCCGCCTTGGTGACAAAGACTTTTACTCACTCAGACATCTCCTAGGCCcttaaagtacttttaaaacaAATGCTGGGATTCCACTGACTTTCAGAAGGACTAACatctatttgctttgtttttactcCAAATATTATGTTGTGGAAACTATGGGAAATAGTGCTCTAAGATTATGATATACGCAAGGCTACTTTTCTAATCTTGGAAAGAGATGATGGTATTTAGGTACCTACCGAGGACATTTCAAGTTCTTTAGGTGATGTAGAAGTTTCAGTGTAAGTTTATGATTCTCTTTACACTGATTTAATCAGTGAAAAATGCCAGATATTCTCTGTCCAatagaaaactaaaatgaaatcaGTGAAATTAATAGTGTATGTAGAATATATCTAACACATATAACATATCTATCAGACTCACACATTTCAAATGCTGAGTAAACACTGCAGATATAATAGCTCCAATTTGGACTAAATGAACctgttcctttttttatttttttttattttttattttttatttttttgcatatCTTCTCCCAGCCCCTAGTTTTCCTATTTCTCTGTTTCCTCCCTTTTAGACGTTATCTTTGGTTATCAATTTACAATACACAACTCTCTTCTAAAGAGGAGCCATTTGAGTGTCCATATCCTAGGAAAACAGATGTAGGTTACCTCAAATTCCATGTTCTAACATGGAAGCATGTTTAAGAacttttatagttttacagaacagAGAAAGTCATAAATAAATGCAAGTTTTAAATACACACATGGGTGTACATCAGAGGAAGGTACAATGAAATGAGGGAAGCTGTTCTTTTTCTAGGACTAAGTTGCTATCTGATGGCATTCTTAGCTTTTGGGTTGATGGAAGCTGGTTGCTTGGTAGGCTCTTTAATTTGTATTAGATGGCTAGAACTCAGATTAAAACTGACTGGAAAGCCATGGTAATCCTTGATGAGCTGTACAAGGCATGTCTTGGATAGTGGTCATACTGTGTGGAGCACACAtgcagatatatatacacatacatgtatacatacagttTCATTTTTAAGGGTTCTTTGCTATAGTATTTTTCATAGGATTCCTGTATAAGCAAGCATACTGTATCTACATTTGTCCCAAAGAGAACTAGAAGAGTTCCATTCTAAAGTACGCACATACACCATGGAGAAGCAAGCACAGTGGTTTATTGCTTGCTTTTCTGTTAGTGATAGTCATATTTATAGTGATGATTCCAAGTCATCTTGGAATTTTGAACTATCTTCTGGATAAGAAAGACATTTTCAAAGATCTCTGCTGCAGTTCTAAGGGGCAGTCTACAGTAGGAGACCCATTTCTGAGGATAGGACTTGCTTTCATTCTCAGTTCAGTGATCTCTACTGTCTGTAATATATGACAAGACCTTGTGCTTATATGATTCTTAATCTTTAATCATACactgtgctttaaaaaaacaacaaaaaccagacaaATCTGTTTTTCCTCAGAATTATTTGCTAAAGAAAATCATGAATTAAGAATAGCAGGAGGGGCAGTGAGGGATTTACTAAATGGGGTGAAGCCTCAAGATGTGGATttcgccaccactgccacccCTACTCAGATGAAGGAGATGTTCCAGTCGGCTGGCATTCGCATGATCAACAACAAAGGAGAGAAGCACGGAACTATCACTGCAAGGGTGAGTGCAGCTGACCGAACTGGCTATGGCAGCCTGTGATCAATTGAAGGGTAAAATCTTTGTCCAATATCTAAAGTCTCAATAGAATTGTCCGTGCTACCTACCCTCTGGAATCTTCCATACTCTGCCATTGGAGCTATTTGTATAGGTTTGATACTTTTCttacttttacattttctgaggtaaAACCAAGTAAAACCCCTGCTTTAGATATCTGTAGGTTTGAAGATGCTTTTCATTCCTGTGATATAGCTTCCTTGCCATCCCTCTGTCCACAGCAAGCCCATATAATCTTCCTTTGCCTGTCTTTCTAGGGTATTGAAACTATAGCTTTTCACTAATTCAGGGTCGGGGTTTACATTTATGACTGTTATTTATAGCTGCATTCTAGAAATATGTTGTATTCAGGCAGGTCTTCTGGACTGTTCCACAAGGTACTGCTCTTTCCTGGGAAAGACCAACTCCATCTGTGTAACTCCATAAAACCTTCCCAGTGGGCCAGAATGTGGGGGAGGGTGGAACGGCACTGCTGCTCTCTACACGCTCCTTCCAGACAGTTAAACTCATCTGAGTTTGATTAACAAAACAGTTCTTTCCAAAAGAGGGATCATGATTTACAACAGGACATaaactatttttataattgtatCTTAAGTTTCAAAAGTTATTGTAAAAAGTGTTAAATGTTAATGAAATTGCCTAGGAACAAATTTCTTGAAAATTTGAAGAAATTTTGAACAAATGAAGACTATATCTCCATTGTTAAGTGAGTGACAtgatatacattaaaataactataaaaaatATAGTGTGGTAAATACAGAAACTAGTGAAAAGTTTGTGGGGCCAGTGTCATGGCTTAGTAGGGAAAGGTACCCGCTCCCAAACCTGACAACTTGAATTTTGTCCCCAGAGCCCCAATAGTGGAAGGAGACAACAAAGTTGGGCAAGTAGGCCTTGGCCGTGGAAAACACATGTATACTTATGCTAAAGGTTCaagcaatgacaacaaaaactTGTGTTTAATTGCAGATTCATGAAGAAAATTTTGAAGTTACTACGCTTCGGATTGATGTTACCACTGATGGAAGACATGCAGAGGTAGAATTCACAACTGACTGGCAGAAAGATGCTGAACGAAGAGATCTCACTATAAATTCTATGTTTCTAGGTAATCTCTTAAGAAGATACGTCTGTCTGAGAGCCTCCTTTCTGTGTTAGGCCTGTGCTATAGAAATGTTATCGAACATATAAGTTGAACTTATCAGCATCTGTTGGCTGAAGTTAACATCACTACCTGTAAACTGGAATGTTTTTGTCAGTTTCCATTTTAGTACTGTAGTGAAGATTGGGAAGTAACTGTCAGTGCTTaatgagagagggaagggagggaggaataagCTCACAGAGTCCAGAGGAGCCCAGAGGGCCTGCTTTGTTACACCTGTTACCAGACAGGTCTCACCCAGTCTGAGGGAAACTTGAAAAGCTTTTCAAAAACTTGTTTTGTGACATAAggctaaaatgttattttttaagatttctggattttaatttttttaatttatttatatggtctgcttttgattttgaattttgaGTGTGTGTTTAGATCATCTTAGAAACTCTTCTCAGTATCTTGAATGCTGAGCTAATATAATCTTGGTCTGTTTATTTCAAAACAGCTTTTACATATTAGGGATATTAGCCATTAGTATTTGGTACGAAGATATTTTTCCCAGAATTTTACTCAAGCTtgtaatttccattttttttttttttttgccaataagcttatttatattttctagaaaatgaaaacttttgATTGATTCTTTTTGTAAATTGAACATCATGCACTCCAGCctaacctccccacccccccacccccgttagGCCTCCACCTTGCAACCTCCCCACAGAGAAAAAAACCTCTCTGTAGAAGCTATCGTGTCGGTGTGTAGTACAGTATACcattttgtccacacttctttgcttgcaaatctTCATTACAATGATTCCTTGGTCTGGTACATGGCCTCTGGCTTgtgctacaccatcaatactgaACCCTCACTGGGACTCATCTTGGGGATCCTGTTGTTAGCCTGGGTCATAGAGATCCTGCGGCCTTGGTTATATAGAACCAGCCTCTATACTCCAGCTTTTCATGATGGGGCAGGTGTTTTTACTGCTATGGCTGCCACTGTTTTTTAAGATTTTCCTGTTTTTGAATGTATGTAGTATGTGCACAGAGATTGGGAAAGGTATTGACTGTTCTGCATTACTTTCCACCtgttcctttgaggcagggtctctcctgcTATTCTTATTTTTGTAATATTAAGTCTTATGTTTAGAAGATTATCTAATGCTCTTTAGGTCTCTCCCgttcttattttagaaatattaagtCTTACATTTAGAAGACTATCTATCGCTGTTTCTGTTCTGTGTCTTTCTGATGTTCTATCTGGTATCTTCCCCTCCATCCTACTTTACACAAGTGTGAtacattaattttgtttattcttgaaGGTTCTGTCTGTCATGTAGAGAGTAGATATATGAATACTGTTACAacctaggtttttatttttaactctttgttgttgttttttgagacagggtttctctgtgtagccctggctgtcctggaactcactttgtagaccaggctggcctggaactcagaaatccacctgcctctgcctcccaagtgctgggattaaaagtgtgcgccaccaccgcccggcttcactCTTACTCTTATTAAACTTTACTATCTGTGGTGGTTTTCAGATGATTTTTATTTCCACTAAATCCTTGGTAAtgatttttcttccctctttGCTGCTGAATAGGTTTTGATGGTACACTGTTTGATTACTTTAATGGTTAtgcagatttaaaaaataaaaaggttcgATTTGTTGGACATGCAAAACAGAGAATTCAGGAAGATTATCTTCGAATTTTAAGGTATTTCAGGTAAGAACAaatttcaacaaaagaaaatttcagttTTTCATATCACCCCTTGAGGCACTCCAAGTACCTGCTGAGTAGCACCCTTTGGCTTTTATTCTGAAGTATGCATAGTTAAACCATTCGTTGTGGTATGTTCTATATAAAAGCTTtaaattattaatgtatttttCCTTCATTGATCCTGTAGTTTAAATCCTTACCACAGGCAAGGTATTGTGCTAGGTGCTCTGATTACAGAGAAATGATTTAAAAGTGTCTGCCCTCATGGACTTAAGGGTCAAGATGCTCTGGGACATATCTGGTGCCTcaccaaaaaaattaaacaaaaagagaATGCTATTAAGTGGTACAACAGATCAGAGTATTAAGATACTTAAAAGTTGGATAAACTTGCTAAGTGTGAAATGTATCAGTAGTTATGTGGGTATTAGAGATTTTAATTTTGTAGATGTTTAActagtgcatgtatatgtatagttgCATGTATAGTATGCATGTagttgtacatgtatatgtaaagtCCTCACACACTGGAATTGAAGGTAAACACACCTCTTCTCTCAAAACTATCATGTTTAGTACAAAAACATTCAATCCCCTTCTGAACTTTTTGGTTATCTGTAGTCCCTCTACTTTGCAGCAGTGATGAGAATGTCATCTGTGTGTGTCCTAGTACCTTAGTCCTCATGGGTAAGTCAGCTAACATACCCTAGTCCTCAGCTTTTGAGCTTACCCTAGTTTGGTTATACGTGTATTATGCATTACTTGGCTTTTTGTTTCCAGATTATTTAGTTCTTACCTCTAACTTAATTGTTATAAATGAAAGAATATTGCTTCAAGAGTGGATATGTCTATAATCCTAACACCGAGGGATCCTAAGACAGGAAGGTCATGAGTTTAATACCAGCCTTGGCTGCACACTGAGTTTGAAGTcactgtaccacatttttggtgTGCTCCATTTTCTGTCAGTGGATCAtcagtccattttcatttcttgGCTGTTTATTATCAAAAGTGAGCCACAGTGAACACAGGAGAGCCAGGCTCACCTCCTGACCCTGACTTGACTGCCTTTGGCTGTATAAACTCTAGGGTGCATCTCTTTAGGCTTCAGAGAAACCGCCCCAGCTTTCACAGGCCCTCTACTAGTTTATTTCTGGTTAGCTTTACAAGTGGGTAAACTTGTATGAGTTCTGTCGCACTTGGTAACAGTTAATCTTACTGGAATCAGATCCTGTAATTTCATGTGCATTTGAGTTTTTTTGATAATCTAAATAATGCCTCATCAGGTGCACCATTTCATTTTGTAggttatatataatttcttatcaGTAATTTAAATACAAAATCCAAATTCTAACCTCTaagaaaaaacacaacaaaacgaACTCCATACCTGGCAAGTGTACATCTTGTAACATTGTTCACTGGTTGAGATCACTCAGAGTACTGTGTAGCACAGTGTATTTTGTCAATAAATCCAAGTTTTTTAAACTTGAGTCTATGCAAACAGTCTGTTACAGACCAAACATCAAGACTTAAAAGCATTGTCTGTGTTTGGTTGATCCGTCACCTAGATGTAGACGGTACAACCCtagtaaaaatggaaaatattgtaAGTGGTGATCCAGGCATATACAGAGGTAACAAAACTCTGAgggtatttctcttttctcttgtaATAAACTTAACAAAAAAGGGTCACACATCAAATATCTTACAGGTTTTATGGCAGAATTGTCGACAAACCGGGTGACCATGACCGCGAGACTCTAGAAGCAATCGCAGAAAATGCCAAAGGTTTGGCTGGAATATCAGGAGAGAGGATTTGGGTAGAACTGAAGAAAATTCTTACTGGTGACCATGTAAACCATTTGATCCACTTGATCTATGATCTCGATGTGGCTCCTCACATAGGTGAGAACAGGCTATACAGGTGTGAATTTTTAGCAACAAAATACTTAGTATAAAAGACGTGAGGTAAACTATTGTGTCAAAGTAGTAAAGTGAAATTCTGAGATAAACCTTGGGAATTAAGGATGGAAATAGCTTATTTATGGGTAAAGAATAGTGCAGAGAGAACACCTGAATTTGCTGAATCTGCCACTTACTGGTTTTGCAGGTTGGGTTGGTTTATAATCACAAAGGAttcaaaataaaagttacttcATAGAAAGTAGGAGGAAGCAGTAAGTTAATGTATAGTAAACTTTTTCACAAGAATACTTAATATATAGAAAGGAAAGTAATAATTAGAGCCAATATATTCTAAACAGTAACTTTGACTCTGTTTCACAAGAACATAAAATTGCTGAGTAGGTAACAGGTTCAGACAGGACTATGACTAAGAAGGCCTATGTTGTATTTCTGATGTGATCACAGCTCCTGGGCTTCGCGATACATCTTGATACAGGAAACAAGAACATGATGATAGATTTCCTCTAGGAGCTAAGGGAGTGACAAGTGGGCTGATAAGCAGTGCATAAGAAACACTCCACATCCTTTAAAATCTGCATAGTTAAGAGATGAGTGAGGGTTTTAtagttaccaaaaaaaaaaaaaaatgacttttctcttttgtttatacAGGTTTACCTGCTAATGCAAATTTAGAAGAATTTAACAAAGTCAGTAAAAACGTTGAAGGCTTTTCACCGAAACCAATGACTCTTTTGGTCTCTTTATTCAAAGTACAAGATGATGTCACAAAACTGGATTTGAGATTGAAAATTTCAAAAGAGGAGAAAAACCTGGgtttatttttagtaaaaaacAGGAGAGACTTGGTTAAAGCAACAGATAGTTCAGAACCATTGAAACCATATCAAGACTTTGTTATAGATGTAAGTATGTATTAAGTTTGATCAGAAAATAGTTCTTACTAACTGGAAAGAAGTAGCTTTTTCAAATTGTAGACTTGATATAAGTATTTAAATAGTAGAATGAACTTGTGAGTGTGTAGTATATGATAAAACTGTGTCACCTAAGTCTAGGGAACCAGATGCAACTGCCCGAGTTTGTGAGCTGCTGAAGTACCAAGGAGAGCATGGACTTCTCAAGGAGATGCAGCAGTGGTCTGTCCCGCCATTCCCTGTGAGCGGACACGACATCAGGAAAGTGGGCATTTCTTCAGGGAAGGAAATTGGGGCTTTGCTACAGCAGTTGCGTGAACAGTGGAAGAAAAGTGGTTACCAAATGGAAAAAGATGAACTACTAAGTTACataaagaagacctaaaaaaatgAGCTCCGTATGAAACAATGGAAAGTCTTGGTAagactatttttctttccttctgtgtcttACTGAAATCCTCAGAAATAGCATGAGTGTATGTAGAAAACCACAGCTCAAGTCTATCTCCTCTTAATACAATTTAACCCTGAATTTTCCAACTCTTTTGGAGCAGTGCCAGGTAAGAGAAGTCATAGCTGTTACTTATTTACACTGGCTATTGACTTTAAAATGTAACCATTGGAGCAAAACTGTGTGTGCTAAAATAACTTAGTTATGTTGTCTTAGCCGTTTCCTGAATTAGCCCACAATGGCATCTATTTATAACAGGATTGTTTCTGATTTCAGAAAGTTGCAAGAATAACAGAAGGGCTTGTGTTGAGACTCTTGCCTTTAAATCAGGTACCACAGATATAGGTGTCACAGATAGTgaacattatttattttactaattaGATGGATATGGCTTAGGTTTTtgatattttgtaattaattctACTGCATAGCTGTTCATAGATATCTGTGTACTGACAAGCAAACAACAGCTTTTGGATTTTCTTGCAAGTCAAATAGGGTTATGTTGTATAAAAGGGAGTGTCAAATTCTATTTCACCCAGGTCAGTAAATGCCTGAATTTTAAACTGTGGAGTTCATGCTGTTGTCATGTGCACAGTTGGAATGACATCAAAGCTTCTATGTTGTGTAAGATTCCTTTAAACAGTACTATCTGAAAGTAATGGTAAACAGTAGTATATGGATCATCAGATTATACTCCAGCAGTAAAGGCATAATTTCCCCTCTTCATTACTGCAGCTTGAATGAAACAGGAGaacctgtttaaaaaaatgacattgaGGAGTAGCCTATTCTTGAGTTACATTTTATTACTGTACTTACACTTTAAAGTTTTTTACTTGATTACTTTGACATAATTCAACTAAATAGAATAGATTTGGATATAGGTATTAGTGTAGTTGGCCGGGTTTATGTAAAGATGCCCTTCAGTTGCTTTAACTTTATTTCCTAAATGCTATATTCCTAGAAATATATACTGTTCACTTTCATTTGCAAATGAAATGCAAAATGGACATATACATTAAAGGGATCTAGCACATCACAGGCTCATCAAATAAATAGTGCAAATACACCAAATGCTATTATTTCTGCTCAAACTGcttattttactctttaatattttcaaaatttacaaatcagtatctcagacaagctaaagaaaactgaaaggaGTAAAGTCCTTTTAAAATTACACTGCCTTGCCTCTGCCTTGTGCTTACCATCCCAGCTTCTGGAATATTTTCCATTTAGAGCTGTGGTGACCTAGCCTGTTCCAAAGCCATTATTTCAACTGTGTTTTCACGACATAGATTCAACAGGATCATTAATGGCACCAAGCTACTAAAAGCAAATACTTGTGAA
It contains:
- the Trnt1 gene encoding CCA tRNA nucleotidyltransferase 1, mitochondrial encodes the protein MQSFLYPWHRQVLSCSWSRLCLLKRHLFTMKLQSPEFQSLFTEGLKSLTELFAKENHELRIAGGAVRDLLNGVKPQDVDFATTATPTQMKEMFQSAGIRMINNKGEKHGTITARIHEENFEVTTLRIDVTTDGRHAEVEFTTDWQKDAERRDLTINSMFLGFDGTLFDYFNGYADLKNKKVRFVGHAKQRIQEDYLRILRYFRFYGRIVDKPGDHDRETLEAIAENAKGLAGISGERIWVELKKILTGDHVNHLIHLIYDLDVAPHIGLPANANLEEFNKVSKNVEGFSPKPMTLLVSLFKVQDDVTKLDLRLKISKEEKNLGLFLVKNRRDLVKATDSSEPLKPYQDFVIDSREPDATARVCELLKYQGEHGLLKEMQQWSVPPFPVSGHDIRKVGISSGKEIGALLQQLREQWKKSGYQMEKDELLSYIKKT